The DNA window AATGACATAAGGAAAGGTCTCAATGAACTCAACCCATCGTGCATGTCTCTTGTTGAGTTTGTGTTggcttttcaaatgtttcaagGATTCATGATCCGTGCGAATCACAAACTCCTTTGGCCACAAATAGTGCTGCCATGTTTCTAAGGCACGCACTAGTGCATACAATTCTTTGTCATAAGTGGGGTAATTGAGGGCAGCCCCACTTAGCTTTTCACTAAAGTATGCAAGCGGTCTCCCATCCTGCATAAGAACAGCGCCAATACCAAACCCAGAAGCATCACATTCAATTTCAAAAGTGTTAGAAAAGTTAGGCAAAGCAAGTAAAGGAGCATGCGTAAGCTTGTAtttcaaagaaatttgaaatgccTCCTCTTGAGCTTCACCCCATTTGAatgacacatttttttttattacttcgTAAGTGGAGCGGCAATTGTGCTAAAATTTTGCACAAACCTCCGTAGAAGCTAGCAAGTCCATGAAAACTTCTAACATTACCTATCGATGGAGGGGTCGGCCACTCTTGGATGGCTTTGATCTTTTCCTCCTCCACTCGAATACCTGTAGCACTTACAACAAAACCTAGGAATACAAGCTTATCGGTGCAGAATGTACACTTGCTAAGGTTAGCATATAAACTTTGTTTCCTAAGGACTTCCAAAACAGATTGCAAATGCAACACATGGTCATGCAAATTCTTACTGTAAATAAGAATATCATCAAAATACACAACCACAAATTTGCCAATGAAAGCACGCAATACATGATTCATTAAGCGCATGAAAGTACTAGGTGCATTAGTTAATCCAAAAGGCATGACTAACCACTCATACAAACCATGTTTAGTTTTAAAAGCAGTTTTCCATTCATCCCCTTCTTTCATACATATCTGATGATACCCACTTTTgagatcaatttttgaaaacacacaagaaccaTGCAATTCATCTAGCATGTCATCTAAACGAGGAATGGGATGTCGATACTTTACCGTTATATTGTTGATGGCTCGACAGTCAACACACATCCTCCATGTTCCATCCTTCTTTGGAACTAGAATCACCGGAACAACAAGGACTCATGCTTTCTCTCACATGTCCTTTCTCCATCAATTCTTCAATTTGCCTTTGCAATTCCTTTGTTTCATCGGGATTGCTTCGTAGGCTGGTCGGTTTGGGATGGAAGCACTGAACAAAATCAATTTGATGTTCTATTCCTCTAATAGGTGGTAACCCATGTGGTACTCGCTCGGGAAATACATCATCGAATTCCTGCAAAAGAGACACAATGGTACTTGGCAGCGAAGAATCAAGTTGGTTAGCATTTAAAAGAGCCTCCTTATACACTAGTAAAATCATGGGCTGTTTTGTGTACAATGCTCTCTTAATCTCACTTTTGTTTGCATAAAAGTGTTGTTTTCTCTCACTTGATTCCAcacttttctctctttttctctcattcTGTTTCCTCTCACTCATCTTTCCACTCTCTTTTTGCTCACTCAGTTTCTTTTTGTCACTCAATTTTTGCAACCTCGCTTGATCTTCATACACTTGTTTTGGTGTCAAAGGCGCTAGAGTGATTTCCGTGACGGAAAGTAAATGAGTACTTGTTGGTGAAGCCATCATGTTGTACTCGTCGATCAAATTGCCAAGGCCTTCCTAGAAGGAGGTGTCCAGCTTGCATTGGAACGACGTCACACAACACCTCATCTTCATACTTGCCAATGCGAAATGAAACAAGTACTTGTTTTGTAACCTTCACTTCACCACTATCATTCAACCATTGCAACTTGTATGGACAAGGATGCTTAAGCGTTGTAAGCCCAAGCTTGTTAACCATAGAAGCACTTGCAACGTTAGTACAACTACCTCCATCAATAATGACACTACATACCTTGTCCCTCACATGACATCGAGTGTGAAAGATGTTCTCCCGCTGCACTTCTTCTGCCTCTTCTTTTGCTTGCAAATTCAGGACTCACCTTGTAACTAGTGCAAGCATCTCTCCAGATTCTGGGCCATATTCATTGTCAGAAGCATCTTCCAATGGTGGCATGTCAGCAAGATCATCTTCACCTTCGTAATCTATTTCTCCACTTTCCCGAATCACCATAACTCTTTGGTTTGGACAACCGGTGGCTATATGTCCCCGCCCCTGGCATTTGAAACACCTTATCTCACTAGAATGAGACTTAGTTTGAGTTTTTTACCTTGAGGTGGCGTGGCTGTAGTGCATGGTTTTGGTGTAGATGATGAACTGGGTTGGTCATCCTTCTTTGGATAGTTCGACCTCCAAAGTGTTGTACTTGGCTTGTGTGTGCTCGGCCTTGATCTCGAACTTGAACTACCCTTCTTGAGCTGTCTCTCAACTTTGATTGCCATGTGAACCAAATCTTCTAACTCCACATAATGGTGTAGCTCGATTGGGTCAGAAATCTCTCGGTTCAACCCATTTAAAAACCTCGCCATTGTTGCCTCCCGATCCTCTTCAACATTGGCTCTAATCATAGCCATCTCCATCTCCTTGTAATACTCATCAACACTTCTGTAGCCTTGACAAAGGCCTTGCAACTTAAGATAGAGATCACGATAATAATGAGGTGGTACAAACTGTCGCCTCATTACCCTCTTCATTGCCTCCCATGTTTCAATAGGGCGATCTCCACTCCGTCTCCTGTTAGTGCACAACTGATCCCACCAAACAATAGCATAATCAGTAAACTCAATGGCAGCAAGTTTTACCTTCTTCATGTCTGAATAGTTGTGACAATCAAAGACTAACTCCATTTTCTTCTCCCACTCTAGGTATGCTTCAGGATCACTCTTCCCTTGAAAGGCTGGGATTCTCATCTTAATATTCCCCAAATAATTGTCTACTTGGTTCATATCTTCTCTATTCCTACCATACCTCCTATTGGTACCCGTCGACATCCTATCAACCTCTTCATCAAAAACTACTCCTTCGAAATCTCCTTCATTTTCATTCCCCCTTTGGTGTACTCTTCTCCCCCTTGGTCTCCGTTGTGCTCCTTCTTCCACCCTATTCAATCGCTCATGTATTTGCTCACACTCCTCCCTCAACAATCTCCTCATCTCCCCCATAATGGCTTGAAGTTGTAGATTTAGAACTGTAGGTTGTGGATTGTTATCACCCGTGTTTTGTGACATGATTAAAAATTCTGCAAAACAATAAAGTTAGACAAGTATAGAAAGGACCTCACTACACTCCCTCACGTGTTCCACTCAAAGAAAAGTGGTCACTCAAAGTCACTCGTGTTTCACTCAATGATGGCTTTTACCCTCAAATAAGCTCACACCTCTGCCTTTTTCCACTCTTTATCTTCTTTAAGCTCTTTGAAAACTAGTGAAATGGAGGTTCAAGCAGTCAATTCTACCCAATAAAGCAAACGAAAACCGATGAAAAAGTGGCGAAAagtggtgattttttttttttttggtgattttggAACACTAGAGTGGGGTTTAGGCAAAAGGGCCTTTAGACTATAAGGAAcaagaatataacaaaaaaaacttAAGATGGGTTTCcagacctttttttttttttttgaaaaccaaAAGCCAACCTGAATTCAAGTACGAATTAATACCAAAACGCTTCAATAACAATGCTTCCAAAACTCTTTGACACTAGAGTAAACAATGGGAACAAGGGAAAACAAATGAGTTGAAATGAAGACAGATTAGGACTTAGCAATATCAAACAGATTCGAATTTCAAGGAATTTCACAaggacaagaaaaaaaaaataaggaaaagaTTGAACAAGGAAACGAGTGTGACAAAGAAATTAACAACAATGGTTACAGATTTTAAGAAAGAGAACAAGAACAAGACTAACaacaaagaacacgaatagagttttttttttttttgaaatattgagacactaaaagaataaaaaggatAAGCCAAACCGGATGAAcctttgctctgataccaactgataCGAACCACACCAACTTGTGATGAAACCCGACACCAAATATGGATCAGCCACCAAGAACAAACGATGTTGGAATGGAACCTCGACCCAATGCTTAGCGAAGCACGAACCTTGGTATAAGGAAGACGCCACAAACGAGGATGGAAATCCGTTTGATAAGTCAAGTTGAATGCCACAAGGATACCTCCTTGATAAGTTCACAAGTTTCTTCAAGAACTCTAGAAGATAAAACTCACAATTTGCATATATGATAATTTGGTTTTTACAATGGAAAGGTAGTCCCTTTTATAGGACGAAAATGACACCTACAAGACCTTTGGACTTCAACATTAACACACCTAAGACCTTTGGTCTTTCCAATAAAAGCATACTAAATAAGACTCTTGGTCTTCATAATGAAAGCTCCATAATGAAGACCTTTTGACTCCACTCTTGTAACTCCCACACAAAAGAACTTGACACATATAAATGTGACAACTACGACCATATGATAAAAACGTGacacataaaattaaataaaacgtgACACATATAATGAAGCTTCAAAATTCAGTCCACTTTGATGAGTATGACCAATCTTTGTTCTCCTTCCGTGTTGACCACGGTCTCTTCTTGATTTAAGACTTTGTGTACTAGGCTGTTAAGCTCTTCCTTGAATCTCTTAGCTCGTGCCCTAGTCACTGGACCCACTGGAATTGGACTTGATACTTGGTCCTTGATGTCCTCatcaaagggggagattgtaaagtccttttttggcaagttagttgacaaaataatttttccatttatggtaagattgttgagCATTCATATTCGgattcttaccttataaattcggtttttagttgcccttttccttgttaggaaagttgcactttcagctgaactttcctttgttgaaaacttcttaaaagagaagaaattctcttttggaaagttgtcttttttagggaaactttgattattgacttttccttattgatttcgattgtatcttgatacaatcagaatatctaatctgtttttggcaggaatcaagcattgatagaagatcggacccggttttagcaagtttcccgaTTCTGGTGTGATCTGCTGCATCAGCATCCgattctgatgtagcagatcgtgttttcttaggaaagtttttgtacagttgtagattcgaacttgtggttgtctctttggtttctatgttctataaatagagcctagagagcaaccattcgaatcaaCTCTTccaatattcattttttgcatttatcttttagaAAGAAGAGTGTTTTTTTGTTTTgcgagagcctagttgttcatctaggttctagttgttctatttctgttcttactctgtcctagaggttgtgaagaactacttgactgaacaagagattggtcttctgGAGAAGACTtggtaaagccttacttcgggaggaagtaagcatttggtcttcgggagaagacttgttgaagccttacttcgggaggaagtaagcactcacacttcaaagacgaagggagttcgggcttgaaggtgtttcaagaagtcagattcataaagtggattacaaaggattgcggcaatactttagagggagtctaaacttgtttaagtcaattgtctttgtaatttttgatactttattaattgatttcattctctgggcgtgggcccgtggactaggagtgttcgtgagaacactgataccacgtataaatctcttgtgtcaagttatttatttttctacaaatattGTATATTCTGCATGTtctgttttgctgtagcagaattactttctgctgctgcaaacgcttacagtttttatattttcttatatacaactgacatttgcaaaaacacggtttttcaatatAGTAACACACTAAACAAacgaagaaagaaaaaagtttaTAAATTGAATAATAGCTTAAGGGAAAAACACATGAACatgaatatttttttgaatggaTATGACatgaatattatatatgtataatagtgataaatataaataagtatttctttattattttgtttttcatgagaataaatataaataagttggTGATCCTATTTTAGCTCGAGTAGTagtacatacatacatacagaGTTAGTCTCACCAAATTCAACTGAGTTCTCTCTCAAATGTCCCTCTCCTTGCAAGCTCCGCCTTCTTCTGCGCTCTCATCTTCTTCTATCCaggtactctctctctctctctctctctatatatatatatatattatatatataaatgcatGTGTGTAGAGTTCAGCAAATTTGAGTGGTTTGAGCTGATCGATACATGGACAGGGAAGAAGATTGAGCTTCTCAGATGGATCCAGACCTTCTAATTTTGTGATCTGCTACAAACTTCCCAAACAATTCCCTGTTATTCGAGCTTCTTCTGGCTCTTCTTCCTCGATCGACACTGGTTTGCCATCGTTTACTTATTTTTTATCATTTGTGATGAATTTTTGAATTCCTTGTTCTGTTTGTTTGGAAAAGTTCTCATTTTTGGTCCTTTGAATCGTTTTCTTTGTTAGGCTCGGGTAGTGAGTTGGAAGCCATCTCTACTTTCAGTGAGATTGTTCCGGACACTGTAATTTTCGATGATTTCGAGAAGTATATTGAAAATCCCTTTTAGTAACTTTCTTTCAACGTTAGTGTTTAGTTAAGGATGAAGATGAGCCTTTTCATCGATTTTTATTTGCTGGTTATTTTTGTTACAGGTTCCCTCCAACTGCTGCTACAGTCAGTTCTTCCCTCCTCTTGGGAATCTGCGGTCTTCCTGACACCATTTTTAGGGTAACTATTTTAATTTCAATAAATATGAGAAATGGATCAAAGTGaactgattttatttatttatttttgtatagaaTGCTGTGGATATGGCTTTGGCAGATTCTGAGTGTTGTAAACTGGAAAATTCTGAGCTGAGGCTGTCTTGTTTTTCTAACAAGGTTGGTTTAATCATGTCCTTTATTGTTAGTGTTCTCCTGTTTCTCTGTCAAAATTGGTTGTATCATTTtagattaaaaaagaaaaaagtgacTTAATGATACTTTTACAATGCTAGTATTGGAACAGGGGTACAATCTCAAAAGACTAGAGCTTTTCAGTGTCGTAGCCTAACCCTTTGTAAAGTCATTCTTATTTACTTGCTTCACCAATGTGGGACTTTGTTTCCAAATCCACAGAGAGTGGAGTAGCCTAACACCACAGTCCTTATTACACTCCTAGAGCTTCCCAACTACACTTTTCTCTCAAGGACACAGATATAAGAGCTAATACTAAGAATACAAGTACATGAAATCACTTGGTGTGTCTGGATTGAGAAATCTAATGGGTGGTTATAACCAAAGCAGACGTTGCGTATATGAAAATGTCATCTTCCCCTTCCAGCCGTCAGTTTTCTGTAAAATTTAGTTCTTGTTAGCATATACAAActtttaatagaaaaaaaaaatggtgctCTAACCATTAGGAAAGCATATTACTAATTTGTTTTATGTTGTAGGCTCTAGTGAATGTTGGTGGTGATTTGGCAAAACTTGTCCCGGGTCGAGTTTCGACAGAAGTGGATGCGCGACTTGCATATGACACACATGGCATCATTAGAAAGGTATTGATGTGTCTTTTGTAATTCTCATTTTGGTTTCTTGTAGTCGTATTGACGATTCTTTATTGTGATAGCCATAAGAAATGCTTTTTGAAGATGACATTGACATAATGTGCATTCTGTTTCTTTGAAATTTCATTGGAACTGTAAACTGTACATAAGGCATGGAATGAGATAAGGGAATGCATAATGAATCTGCTTCACGTCTTTGTAGTATAATTGTGCTTGTCTACGATCTTATGATTCTTATCCCTCTGATGCCAGCCAGTGCATTACTTGCTATTAAGTACTTTATCAATAATGCAGGTTCATGATTTGTTGAAGCTTTACAATGAAATTGGTGTCCCTCCTGACCGTTTGCTGTTCAAAATTCCTTCAACTTGGCAAGTAAGTTTAATGAGAAAGCATCTCAATTCCTTTATCTTTAGGTTCTCTGATAGGGAATGTTTTCATGAATGCTCATAAGTTTTGCCATCCTTTAATTTTCCCTAATTAATTGCATCTCCACTTAGGGAATAGAGGCTGCAAGATTACTGGAATCTGAGGGCATACAAACTCATTTGACTTTTGTATACAGGTTTTATATTTGTTCTAATTAATGGTTAAGTACATTACTTTCTCTTGGATAGCTTTGTCGTGGGCACTCatcatttaaataaattatcttTGCTTGTCTTCTGCCATTACTTCTTATTAGTTTCATTTTATTACTTTCTTATAAATGGTGATAGTTTCCTCATGTTTCCTTAGTTTTGCTCAAGCTGCGGCTGCAGCTCAAGCTGGTGCATCTGTTATTCAGATATTTGTTGGTCGAATCAGGGTAATATTCTACCTTGAGTTTCATAATGATCTTGTTCTTCTCAGCTCAGTTCAGTTCATGTCATtgatatgcatatatatttctTGTTCAGGATTGGGCTCGTAATCATTCTGGTGACCCTGAGGTAGATGCTGCTCTCAAAAGAGGAGAGGACCCTGGGATAGCTTTGGTTAGTCATAACAGTTTTGATATGTCAATTTCATAGTTGCATCTTACATGGAATTCTGTTTAAATTGCTAGTAAACTTGATTATGGCATACGCTTAGCTCAATATATTTGCCTCTTGGCTATTTACTTACTAATGTAGGTCATTATTTATTTTCCTTGTTTAAAATCTATACTAGGCATATTAGCAACTCTTATATATAGCTACTGTTCTATGCCCCTCCTTTCTATCCTATGGCCATGTTGTTTGAGTTCATTTGACTTGGATATTATTCATTATCCATGCCCAGTGCATCTTGGTAATAAAAAGCTTTAAGATACTGATGTAGTAAATTTTGTGATCTCAGTTCATTTGGTGATTAGTTTCTCACATGAGTGATGAAAGTAGTTTCGTCAACAGCAAACATGAAATCGCTTGTTTGATCAATTGATCTAGTGAACAATTTTTCATTCCTTAGTATTATTTTGTCTTTCAGGTGACAAAGACTTATAACTATATCCACAAATATGGACATAAATCAAAGTTGATGGCTGCAGCGGTTCGAAATAAGCAGGATTTATTTAGTCTCGTAGGGTAAATACATACGCCTAACCTCAGATAGTCTGTTGTAACTAGAAATTCCTGATCACTCATCTTAATTTGTACATGTTTCCCAGGGTTGACTACATCATTGCACCGCTGAAGGTATTGCAATCTCTAAAAGAATCCGCCACTACTCCTGGTGACAAGTACTCCTTCGTGAGGAGGCTATCTCCAGAGAATGCTGCCCGTTACAGTTTTAGTAAAGAAGAAGTCTGTGTTCTTCCGAAATTTGCAAATGCATGTCTGATTTAAGTTAGGCTCTTTTTTTCTTTGCTTTATAGTTAATTGACATTATCTCCTTTGAATATTAATCCAGCTCACAAAGTGGGACCAGTTGAGCCTTGCTTCAGCTATGGGGCCTGCAGCTGTGGAGCTTCTGGCAAGGGGACTGGATGGTTATGTTAATCAGGCGAGGCGAGTTGAGGAATTATTCGGGAAGATTTGGCCACCACCAAACGTGTAGACCGGTATTTAGTCTGTTGTCTTCTATTGAAATAAACAATAGTCTTTCCTGTTTTACTTTTGTTCTGCACTTTTTTCTCTCTCAACTAATGTCAAATATTCAAAATCTTTGCCATCAATCATGAAAGGACTTGAAAGAAATCTAATCATGTTTATGAAGTTATTAATTACTACTTTCCAATTACTGCTACTGACATGCTTCCCCTTATTTGAGAAGTTCTAGAACGTTGTCGTTTTATTTCATGCGTAGGAAAGGATGTTTTGTTTTAGCATTTGCCATGTTGTCGTTTTACATAGTTATCGTCGTTTGATATAGAAATTACTGTCGTTATCATTGTTTATTTTCGTTTATTCTGAATATTCTACTTTTTATCTATTGTTgttgttaaaaaaaaacctGTCGTTTGCTTTCAAAATCTTTTCTTTCTCCTGTAAGTTGTAACATAAATTGGATGGTGATGAAACTAGATTCTTCAAGGAGC is part of the Cannabis sativa cultivar Pink pepper isolate KNU-18-1 chromosome 5, ASM2916894v1, whole genome shotgun sequence genome and encodes:
- the LOC115716649 gene encoding uncharacterized protein LOC115716649, with amino-acid sequence MSLSLQAPPSSALSSSSIQGRRLSFSDGSRPSNFVICYKLPKQFPVIRASSGSSSSIDTGSGSELEAISTFSEIVPDTVIFDDFEKFPPTAATVSSSLLLGICGLPDTIFRNAVDMALADSECCKLENSELRLSCFSNKALVNVGGDLAKLVPGRVSTEVDARLAYDTHGIIRKVHDLLKLYNEIGVPPDRLLFKIPSTWQGIEAARLLESEGIQTHLTFVYSFAQAAAAAQAGASVIQIFVGRIRDWARNHSGDPEVDAALKRGEDPGIALVTKTYNYIHKYGHKSKLMAAAVRNKQDLFSLVGVDYIIAPLKVLQSLKESATTPGDKYSFVRRLSPENAARYSFSKEELTKWDQLSLASAMGPAAVELLARGLDGYVNQARRVEELFGKIWPPPNV